The nucleotide window atttttggatcaataaattaaaaagttttctcagaaaaaattctggaaaattcacttttttcggccgtctaactgtatataaccccttaaatagcGAATTAGTTGAAGTCCAAATGAATGTTGTCAATAATTTATTCGATACCCTTGATCTGAACACCATTTACTCGAAAAGATCTGTAAATACGTGTTAAGTAGCATAATtctttcccaaaaaatattCTCTTGGACGATTTTGAAGAAACTTGTTGGAAGTAAAACAAAGCAGGGGAAATCACCTACTAACTGATATTACACAATTAACGATGGAGGTTCTGAAAATCCTTGTTATACAACTGAAATACGGGCAAATGGCTCTATTTTTTAAGCGGAATTTGAGCCCGTCTTTCGTCACACGAAATCTGCACTATGAAAGCAGCCGAAATGCCAAATCGGTATACCTTCATATCTATTGTTGAATTtgtatgattaaaaaaaattgggcTGACGGTGTTATTTTCATACTCATATAAATACAACTATGATTGAGTGTCTTTAGCTTTACTTTTATCAACTAAGACAAAACAGGTATGACGCTACCAAGTTCAGAGGGCTGTTGGAAAATACTCATAGTGGAGAATGCGTGGAGTTTTAATGACTCacctatatttattattacttgaATGTAGACTTTCGCTGCATGGGGCTCTCATTCATCAATAAGTTTTTGATATGCCAAACAAGCGACAAttcattgatattttttaattcattaatgaTTCAACTTtaccaaaatatttctttaataacaATTGGTACGACCGTTTGAGGAAACAAGGCAGTTGGCAAGATGTAGCACcctgtatttatatattgtctATGTATTTGTCTAGAACTAAATTAACAACATATTAAAGgtcaattatattaaattgattaGTCGGTACAattctctttttatactctcgcaacaaaagttgctacgagagtattatagttttgttcgcataacggttgtttgtaacacccaaaactaaacgagttagatatagggttatacatatcaaagtgatcagggtgacgagtagatttgaaatccggatgtctgtccgtccgtccgtctgtccgtctgtccgtctgtgcaagctgtaattagtaaaaataaagatatcttgacgaaatttggcacaaatattccttggcaccataagaagatcaagttcgaaaatgggcagaatcggaccattgccacgcccacaaaatggcgaaaacgaaaaacacataaagtgtcataactaagccataaatgaagatataaaagtaaaatttggaataaaggatcgcactaggagggggcatatttggatgtaatttttttggggaagtgggcgtggctccgcccacaaatcggttatttgtatttaactcgcaaactaataaagctatataaaccaaactttctgcagtcgggtctcttacatacccaccacacaccatgaaaatagttgaaatcggataataaccacgcccacctcccatacaaaggttaggttgaaaattactaaaagtcggttaactaactaacgaaaaacgtcagaaacactaaattttgcagaagaaatagcagaagggagctgtactcagatttttttacaaaatgaaaaatgggcgtggcatcgcccacttatgggtcaaaaaccatatctcaggaactactcgaccgattcgaatgaaattcggtatataatattttcttgacaccctgataacacggacagaaaatagacgaaatcggttcacaaccactactactttccttataactcaattttgaaatccatcttattccttaactttataatgtaaacataaggaaccaatgaagataacggtataaaactttacacaattactgcatatcatctctggcttcacttgtgaaaaaattgtcgaaaacggaccataacttttcaaggccccagatatcgaacatgttgaactcagcgcctaaggataaattttaaccgaaaatatgggtaaatcttttagatatctcaatttaattcagaggaaattgttttcttctaatagtgtgtctctgttccaaaaattattaaaatcgggtcataacatttccatatacctcattgtaggtttttcaaaagtatcttctcctagctcccatatacctaattataggtttttcaaaaatacggtgagctttattccgcatatatgtattggttaaatttcttcaataaattgcgagagtataaaatgttcggttgcacccgaacttagcctttccttacttgttttttgttaaaaagaaCATTGTCAAGTGCCGTAGCTCGCATTCACTTTCAGTTctcgagtatatacatatgtatatataaatacatttttgagtTTGACACATCTTTTCGGGTGCTTGTCAACATAATGCCGTTATCATACACACTTAATTGTTCTTGCGATGAACATGTGTTTAATAGCGATTATCTGTGACATCATAGACACCAGTTCCCATACTACGATGTGTTAAGGGAAGCAATACAATTTGTTTGCAGTTATCTgatgatattttaaaattattataattatttagaaaaaaagagtTTTTTAAGAATCAGTTTAAGATTACCATTgattaacatatattttacaaattcaagttGGGAGTTAGAAATTATTGGTATGCTTTCGTTACCTAAAATCTCGAAGGCAAATATTTCTATCATCTGAACTGTCAAATCGATTGCTATGGCCGATAGAAACATTTTATGTGGGCATTTGATTgctgatatttcattttcacaatgTCGCCGAGCAAGCAGGTCGCTATATTGCAGCGCttaaatgattgaaaaaattgcagaaaGTTGGCGGAAAGAGAAAACACGAAACGTTTTTATATTGAGACtgtaatgtaaaatataattgtaCTAATTCGCGATCGATTTCTATTTATTAAGacgcaaaacaaacaaaatgctaCTAGAACCTCCTTTCCGAAAAGGAAAATTAGCTGTCAAAGTGCTGAAGTGAAAGTTCACCACATGCAATCTATAACATGTCAGATATggcaaaatagaaatatttgccTGTCGAGATGCGGGGTTAACCTTTTTAGCTGCGGGAAACTCCACTTCAGCATCACTTTCAGATTAATATTGATCATGATATAATCTACAAAATAGTTAATGTTTCATAATTTTCGCCGCAAatctaattataaaaaactgcTTAAGAAAGCCAAAGCAATATACCAAAGATATttggccaaaaaatggaaattctaaatattcatgcattcaatttttatttgacaacGTAAACAGATTTTAACAAAAATCTTCGAATACCGGCCTAATTAATGGCAATAGTACTAGCGGTTGGCAAGCCATTGACGAAACACTCATTCAGTTGCCTATAGGTCTCAGAGGTCTGCTCCGTGTATGTGCTTTGAGCGGTGTTGGTGCAGATGTCCTCGGTGTCCTTGATTTGTTGCAATCCTCCCTTAAGAGAAATGGCTGCGTTTGAAGCGTCGGTCGACAAATTGTAGATTTCATTGATATCAGTTGAAGCCTAGTTGAGAGAAAATATTTAGTGTTAGTTCCAAAACAATTGATATCCTACAAAAACACTTACGGCTGTGGCGTAGCAGTTGAAGAAGTCCAAGTTATCGGTGTCACTGTGACAGGAGGTGAAAGCACTGCAAATCGCGGAGGTTTCATTCACGAAAGCTACACGATTCTGCGCTGCCTTGGCGGAGAGTTTGGCTGACGCTTGTGTGGCCACGTTGACACATTGCTCATATTGTATGGAAAAGTTGGTCGAAATTTGATTTAAGATCGGCATGAAATGGTTGAAGCACTCGGTGGTGATTTCAGGATCAGCGGAAGAACCCAACAAATTAGACTGTGTCAATAAGTTCAGTATACCATTGTCAGCACGGGCCTTGGCAATTGATGCGATCGGTATAGCCTGGTGAATTGGAAgtatgttgaaatattttatacctGTTTTGAggtaacaaaaaagttttaattatatttgatcTTACCACTGCGGCGCCAATGAGGGCCAAAGACAAAATTGTGAAAGTTGCAGTCTGCATATTGTTGCGTCCTTTACTTTGCGTTTTCTTGTAAGCGAATGAATTTTCGAAGCTATGCGACTGCTTTTTATACTAATTATCTTCATATATACAGAATACTactattgtatgtgtgtgttcacaATTTTGATTGTGCGTTTTTCGGCTTTATTTATCAGTTAATGCTGCTATTAAATTATGACGTTCTTAAAGACTTCCCGACAAATCAAGCAGAATGCGAGGTAGATATGACTCACTTATGGTTATTAGAAACTTATATGTTACAATTCACACACCTTAGGGATATCATGCATACCCAGTTAAgctaatattatttaaagctcACTACTTTGAAAATATGGCTACATGAGATTGTTGGGAACCAAATGAGCGTCGGAAATATAAATTGTTgcttaaatatgtttgtttaagctttcgattgataataatttcaatCTTATATTTCGTTGTAAGTTTTTCTCCCTAAGAAGTCAGTAGATTCATGCTGAACaactaaagtaattttttaaccAGGAGCCTTTAGTGCTCATAGGCATTTGCTGATATAATACGATATCCGAAATAATTTGTTCGCTTCAAGGCAGACTGAACTAAATCTAATAgcttttgcatacatatatcccATATTCCGTAGAAGATATCAAACGGTTCGGAATATAAGAATATAAAGAATGTCTATatctatagaaatatatatgaaatacacATTTATAAATGCTTcagtatttagtataaaaataatccGAAATAAATTCTGCTGgttgacatttttccaaaaattagaaTTCAATTCCTTCACAAaatcatataaagggtgattttttaagagcttgataactttttaaaaaaaaaaaactttttgaagataatttcatttaaatgttgaccgcggctgcgtcttaggtggtccattcggaaagtccaattttgggcaactttttcgagcatttcggccggaatagcccgaatttcttcggaaatgttgtcttccaaagctggaatagttgctggcttatttctgtagactttagacttgacgtagccccacaaaaaatagtctaaaggcgttaaatcgcatgatcttggtggccaacttacgggtccatttcttgagatgaattgttctccgaagttttccgtcaaaatggccatagaatcgcgagctgtgtggcatgtagcgccatcttgttgaaaccacatgtcaaccaagttcagttcttccatttttggcaacaaaaagtttgttagcatcgaacgatagcgatcgccattcaccgtaacgttgcgtccaacagcatctttgaaaaaatacggtccaatgattccaccagcgtacaaaccacaccaaacagtgcatttttcgggatgcatgggcagttcttgaacggcttctggttgctcttcaccccaaatgcggcaattttgcttatttacgtagccattcaaccagaaatgagcctcatcgctgaacaaaatttgtcgataaaaaagcggattttcacatttcgaaccgaacactgattttggtaataaaattcaatgatttgcaagcgttgctcgttagtaagtctattcatgatgaaatgtcaaagcatactgagcatctttctctttgacaccatgtctgaaatcccacgtgatctgtcaaatactaatgcatgaaaatcctaacctcaaaaaaatcacccgttagtataCCAATGCCAAATTATATTTGTGGGATGAACGGAAAAGTCAACCAGATCAGAGAATATCATTATATACGTAGATATGCAGGTTAGATCAAAGTCTAAGCCGATTTCATACTAAATATATTGAGAAGGTCTATACTTCAGAACATGTTTCCCTACAATTTTATGAAGAGTACACATAATTCATATATTCAACATAAAATCCACCAAAATGTTATCAAAGTTTGAATATTAGGGCTGAATTATTTCATAGGCCGATTTTAAAAGTGTAACTAGTTatactatttattaaaaaccgaTTTCTGAATTCCATTGAAATATCTTAGTGATTgatattatataaaactttttatataatGCTGGTAAAAAGGAACTAAAGGAAGTCTATATAGTGATAAAATTCACTTCTACATCAAATTCAAACtcaatatactaaatataaaatataaaaaaaatgtgttgagTTCATGACTCACAAATTCGGCACGCAACTTAGCCTTCCGTTTCAATTTCCAACGAAGTTGTCGCCGTTGTCGaaagaagcaacaaaaaagcTGCTCAATCAATTTCGTGGCAGGCATTTGCAAATTATCAATAAACTTACAAACAATTAATGTGTTATCTGatgaaaattagtataaaaggcaaactCTAAGTGTGACCTACTCATTCGTACTAAAGTAATCGAAAAGTGAAAGACCTCGCAAAATGCAAACTAGCGCTATTGTCATCCTTTTATTAGCTCTCATTGGTGTCACAGTGGTGAGTTAGATCTCGAAATGACTGTAAgtacttaaattattaaaataattctacATAAACAGGCTGCACCGAGTGCATCAGTTGTCAAGGCAAGGGCTGACAATGGTATACTCAACTTATTGGCACAGTCTAATTTGTTGGGGTCTTCCACTGATCCTGATATCACCACCGAGTGCTTCAATCATTTCATGCCGATCTTAAATCAAATTACCACCAACTTCTCCGTGCAATATGAACAATGTGTCACAGTGGCCTCACAAGCAGCGGCTAATCTCTCCGCTATGGCCGCCCGGAATCGTGCAGATTTCGTGAATGAATCCTCCGCGATTTGCAGTGCGTTCACTTCCTGCAACAGCAACACCGATAACTTGGACTTTTTCAACTGCTATGCCTCAACCGTAAGTGTTTTTGAAGAAcatgatttatttttgtattaacttgaatatatatttttattcttctttCAGGCCTCAGCTGATATCAATGAAATCTACAACTTGTCGACGGACTCTTCGAACGCAGCCATTTCTCTTAAGGGAGGATTGCAACAAATCAAGGACACCGAGGACATCTGCACCAACAACGCCCAAAGTACGTACACGGAGCAGACCTCTGAAACCTACAGTGAACTCTACGCTTGCTTCGCTAATGGTTTGCCTGCCGGCACAACTGTTTCTGCTTCTTCAGCTTAAAAAGTCATCCAAAATATAAGTTGACAAACAACATTTCAATTGTTTGTGAGGACGTTTAATTTCAATatgtaaaagtattaaaaaataaatatttattttataattacatgAAAATTTGTGTACTGTGTTTTAGTAAGATCATTTTTTGGTTGATAACGTGATTTTCTCGAATCTCTTATTGGATTATCAGTATTAAATGGCGAATTAGTTGAGATCCCAGTGAAGTTTTTGAGTTGGCATAACTTTTTCAATACAATGCGGTTGATaatgtatttcaattatttaattatattgtcTTCAGAATACCATTTATACGAAAAAACAGCAGGATCCAAGATCCAAGTTAGGAAGCATATCAATAAATTTTGCAGTGATATCCTCTTAAATGATAGCATGACAGGCATTTAGAAGAAGCATCCTAATGTTCTATAAAAATACTCTTGCCGATATTCACCCTGATGAACTTTATTCCATCACGACAATAACCACCATTAGATGCAGTCGCAGAACTCGATTTGAATAGTATCAGTGGTAGGTAAGGGTTTTCTTTGTCTTCCATCATTTCTATTCGATCCCTTCGGAAACATCTGTTATTTGAGCCTACTGTCAGATGATTTCGATGGCAATataaaatatcgttaaatacACTAAACAATAGTAACAATCAAACGTGTCCAGAACACCAAGAAGGAATCAAATGACCCTCACCCATCTATGAAGCGTTTTGTTGAGTCAGTTTATATCGAGCTAACTGAAGATATAACTATCGACGTTTTCTTCTCAGTGAACGGAGGAGTAAAATGTGGGTAGATGTTACGATCACGCTTTCTTCAATACACCTTTggcaatttgtgttttttatgtggattcatttcaaatatgttGATAGTTACAATTGTAAATATACATGTTTTGGAAAGCGTTTAAAGCAATCCGCTTTAGAATCCAGCAGCAGTGCCAGTAGTAACCACTGGTAAACCATTGGTGAAGCATGCCTGCAATTCCTTATAAGTTTTCGATGTCTGTGTGGACATACTCTGTTGAGCTCTATTTTTGCAGATTTCCTCGGTATCATTAATTTGCTGAAGTCCACCTCTCAGTGAAATAGCTGCATTCGAAGCACTGTCTGCCAGATTATAGATTCCATTGGTATCAGTCGATGTCTGGTTGAGAGAAATGGAATCAAGTTGGcacaaatataaatagtaaTCTACAAAAACACTTACGGCAGTGGCATAGCAACTGAGAAAGTCCAAAGTAATGCTCTTACTATTGCACGAAGTGAATACGCCACAAATGGTGGTCGTCTCATTCACGAAGGAAGTACGTTGCTGAGCTGCCGTGGCGGTGAGGTTGGCTGCTGCTTGTGAGGCCTGACTAACACATTGCTCATATTGCACCGAAAAACTAACggatattttatttaagattGGCATGTAGTAATTAAAGCATTCGGTGGTGATTTTGGAATTGTCGGAACCGCCTGAGGCAATATTTTGATCCAGCAAATAGAAAATATCCTCATCAGCCTGCGCCTTGGCGACAGCAAATGTTGGTACAGCCTGAAATGTTATGTGtgtttgaagaaaatttatgtgtgtttgAAGAAAATTTGCCGATTTTTGATATTACCGCCGTTGTGCCAATGAGTGCCAAGgccaaaattgcaaaaataatagtttGCATAATATTATATTGTGTCGTCTTCTCCTCGAGTTCTTTAAGTCAAATGAGCAGCCGCAATACCAAATCAGTTTGCTATAACAATTACCTTCATATCTActgttgaaattttataatcacCAACAAATTTGTCTGTTTCGTTAtatcttcatacatatgtacatacaactttGATTGAGTGtctttagatatatattttttatcaattaagGCAAGACAGTTATGACGCTTCTAAACAGAGAGGGCTGTTATAAAATACTCATTGTGGAGAATGCATGGTGTTTTAATGACTCAcccatatttattattagtctAAATTAGACTTTCGTTGCATTAGACTCTAATCCatcaataataatttgaaatattatataagtgACAATTCattgataattttaatttaattaattatttaaatgactCACTTTTGTACCAACACTTAGTGTTGAAAGTTATTTGAAACGAAAAAACGATACTTACTGCTGAAGGAGTACCTAATTGTCTTCCTgacaaattattttaacttcTCTAACTCTATTTGTCGTAACGGTTTCTATAGTTTGTAGGATTATATCCACTCATAGGATTTTAATATTGTTGTGATATTTTATAGCTGTCTGCTCCATATTTCCACACCATTTGAAAGCTGGAAAAGGTAATAGAACAATCGTGCCTTTTCTTCCTTTTGCAATATCCATGTTTATGGAGCATCTTCCGATTATCAAGATTTTCAATAGAACGCCGAATTCTCTTGTTTCGAggctttatataaatttgtaactttaatacaaattataagACACTTGTTGTTCCACCCTGTATTTATGGTATATACATTTCGATTACTGTTCAATTGTCTAGAATAAAATTAACCACATATTAAATGTCAATTATAGTAAATTGATTAATCGATACAAttcttttgttgctgtttataGCTGTAATTCATGGAACACTTAAAGTAAACAACTTATATTGTCAAGTATCACTTTCATTCCTcgagtataaataaatactattttgaGTTTGTCATATCTTTACGGGTGCTTGTCAACATAATACCGTTATCAGATACACTTAATTGTATTCAATTGTAATCGGCGATGAACATATAACTACATGTGTTTCATATCCATTATCAGTGACATCACAGATACCAGTTCACATGCTACCAATTAGAGGTGATAAGAAAACGAGAAACCAAAAAGTAAAGCATTGTAACAATTGTTTGGtaagttatttttaaagaacactaagaattcaaataatttgttttagtgCTGAGTCCATTGCCTAAGGTAAAATCAAGATAATAATTACGAGAGAAGAGTTCTTACTTTATcgattattttgaatattgatTATGTTTTTAACTACTCACTCATAAGCATGCCATTGAGATTCTTAAAAAGCTAATCAGACAAAGGTTTGAGACATTTTCATTTGGTCACTTGAAAGATATTGTTTGTGATTTTAAGAATTCAAATCAAAGGCCGTGTGGGATTTCGAGACATTTTTCTAAACTCAAAGAGGGTTAAATAGCTGTccagtttttttagtttttctgacCCTCAGTTTGATCTTATGAGGATCAATTATTGACTAGTTGTAGTAGACTCATTTCCGATATAGCGATATGAATAGACGAGCTATTACTAGATCATTGTACAGATCTATATGTAAACCAAATAATTTCATACTTATTGTCTTCAAGTATGCTTACTGATGACCCTTGACCTCCGAATATTCGAATTTCACAATATCATagggaaattataatttcatgcCAATATCTAAGAATGATAAACGAAACTAAGTAATACTCAAGTATGAAATCACGGTCACCTCTCTTCGTCTTCGTCGTCATTGTCCAACTTCGAATATCGCTCTCTACAATAAAACGCATTAACATTCCGTCAGGGCATTTTTTGAagtatgtaatatttatttatagaaatcaCATGCACTGCATGGGACTTTTTTACAAGTACATAGTTTTCCACCATTTGGCTCAACGTTGCATGTGCGTAATTCTCAGGAACGAGCATATGCTGCTTTTCGGCCAATAATAATCGTTAATGACCCACCAGCTCACTCAATCatcaaaattttagatttgCCAAATTAGCTAATTACATTCAAGGCCACAGATTGTCGCTATAAaagacaattttcaattttgggCACCTCATTAGTGTTCAAATTTTCGAAGTGTACCACTAAACGATCCATAAATATGCAAACTGTTGCTTTGACTTGCTTCTGCTTGGCGCTAATTGGCGCTGCTGCGGTAGGTGAAATATCAAATgtgtttcataaataattttaaattaataaaaattgttcttCCAACTTTAAAGGCCACACCTCTCGGACCCGTGGCCAAGGCTAATGCTGACAATGGCGTACTCCGCATGTTGGCTGAGGCGAATGCTTTGGGCGGTGCCGCTGATCCCGCCGTCACCACCGAGTGTTTCAATTACTACATGCCAATCATAAATCAGATTTCGTCCAACTTCTCGGTACAGTATGAACAATGTGTCACCGTGGCCAACCAAGCAGCAGCCAATCTCTCCGCCATCGCAGCTCAGAATCGCGACACATTTGTGAATCAGACCGCCGCCATTTGCAATGCCTTCACCACCTGCAACAGTGACAACGATACGCTGGACTTCTTCAATTGCTACGTCAGCGCTGTAAGTCTATTTGTGTATATGAAAGTGTTATTATCTttgtaacatatatattttcctttttcattAGTCTTCATCTGATGTTTTGGAAATCTATACCTTGTCGGACAGCGCTTCGAACGCTGCGCTTTCTCTGAGAGGTGGTCTGCAACAGATCAGCGATAAGGAGGCTTCCTGCACCAGCGCCGCTCAGTACACCTACACTTCGCAGACTTCCGAGACTTACAAAGAGTTGTATGCTTGCTTCGCTAATGGCTTGCCTGGTACAAGTACCGCATCTGCTTCCAGCACTGTTCCCCCAGCAAGTTCTGATTCTGCTGACAGTACTGCTGCTGTCGCTAGTTCAGCCGCTCCAGTTTCCTCGTAAATTTtcgatttgtaataaaattctgGTTTGtattatgttttcaaaattttggtcTCGCTggaaatttaaacaaaagtgaaataataaaactatGATTTCAATATTCCCtcgattgcaataaaaatacagtGTTTTAATGacattactattttattttagtgcgAACCATGTTGAAGAGTTGAAGATCTTGAAGATCTGATTTCGAAGAAGCGATCTTCTCAATCGAGTTACCTTTGGTATGACCTTTCACTGGCGATTTAGTCTTGAAGAAATAACGTTAATAGCAAAAGTTAGCAGAATACTAAAAGCAAGGTTGGGAGGTTATCTCAGAACCGGATCTAAAACGATTTTATCGATTTTGACGATCTTTTTACGGAGAATACTCATAGTCTGGGCTCAAATCGAGAGTATAAGACTAGAAATGTTGACAGGGTAAAAAAGTATGGCTTTGTTTCTATCGAATGTCAAAAATAGGAAGCACTTTAATGTTGCCTCTATAGAGATCACTGCTGTTGTGGGAAAATCGCTCGGTATAGACACCAACTATTGACACGGCTTCGTCGGTCTTTAACTATGAATATTGAGCAACAAGAAGCAACTCGTTTGTACACCTCTTCCGTTCTCTCTTCTGTgtaattataaagaaatttctAATCTTCTATATCTAAAAGTATCCTAACCCAACCTTTATACTTCCGTTTTCTACACCATTACTC belongs to Zeugodacus cucurbitae isolate PBARC_wt_2022May chromosome 6, idZeuCucr1.2, whole genome shotgun sequence and includes:
- the LOC105211618 gene encoding uncharacterized protein LOC105211618 isoform X2 encodes the protein MQTSAITIISLALIGATVAAPSASVVKARADNGILNLLAQSNLLGSSTDPDITTECFNHFMPILNQITTNFSVQYEQCVTVASQAAANLSAMAARNRADFVNESSAICSAFTSCNSNTDNLDFFNCYASTASADINEIYNLSTDSSNAAISLKGGLQQIKDTEDICTNNAQSTYTEQTSETYSELYACFANGLPAGTTVSASSA
- the LOC105211711 gene encoding uncharacterized protein LOC105211711, yielding MQTIIFAILALALIGTTAAVPTFAVAKAQADEDIFYLLDQNIASGGSDNSKITTECFNYYMPILNKISVSFSVQYEQCVSQASQAAANLTATAAQQRTSFVNETTTICGVFTSCNSKSITLDFLSCYATATSTDTNGIYNLADSASNAAISLRGGLQQINDTEEICKNRAQQSMSTQTSKTYKELQACFTNGLPVVTTGTAAGF
- the LOC105211618 gene encoding uncharacterized protein LOC105211618 isoform X1 is translated as MQTSAIVILLLALIGVTVAAPSASVVKARADNGILNLLAQSNLLGSSTDPDITTECFNHFMPILNQITTNFSVQYEQCVTVASQAAANLSAMAARNRADFVNESSAICSAFTSCNSNTDNLDFFNCYASTASADINEIYNLSTDSSNAAISLKGGLQQIKDTEDICTNNAQSTYTEQTSETYSELYACFANGLPAGTTVSASSA
- the LOC105211621 gene encoding protein TsetseEP: MQTVALTCFCLALIGAAAATPLGPVAKANADNGVLRMLAEANALGGAADPAVTTECFNYYMPIINQISSNFSVQYEQCVTVANQAAANLSAIAAQNRDTFVNQTAAICNAFTTCNSDNDTLDFFNCYVSASSSDVLEIYTLSDSASNAALSLRGGLQQISDKEASCTSAAQYTYTSQTSETYKELYACFANGLPGTSTASASSTVPPASSDSADSTAAVASSAAPVSS
- the LOC105211619 gene encoding uncharacterized protein LOC105211619, producing the protein MQTATFTILSLALIGAAVAIPIASIAKARADNGILNLLTQSNLLGSSADPEITTECFNHFMPILNQISTNFSIQYEQCVNVATQASAKLSAKAAQNRVAFVNETSAICSAFTSCHSDTDNLDFFNCYATAASTDINEIYNLSTDASNAAISLKGGLQQIKDTEDICTNTAQSTYTEQTSETYRQLNECFVNGLPTASTIAIN